The sequence GTAGCAGATGAGATCTTCGTGCACGACGAAGCGTTTGTCCGTCTTGCCGTAGATGAGGGCGTCGGCGTCGAAGCTGTCCATCGCCCCGTAGGCGTCGGTCAGCTCCTCGCCCAGCCACTCGTGCACACTGCCTTTGATGATGATGTAGAGGCACTCCGCAGGGACGTTGGGCGAGACCAGTACCGTCTCCCGCGGATAGTAGGCGATATCCATCTGCGCCATGACGTTGTCCAGCGCCCGCGATGACAACAGGTCAAAGGGGTGCATCGACGCCAAAAGCTGCTTCTGGTCGAATATGCTCATTGATGCCTCTGTTTTGCACGCCATCCGGGCAAAACAAGGGACACCGCTCGCGAAAGCGATGTTTCCTCGAAAGCCCGGATGGCTACGCTGGCCGCCGACGGGTCAGATAAATTCGTTCCGACTGTGACCGGAATCAACGCATGTTCCAACGATCTTGCTCCTTAGTGGCTGACGGCGCCTTCGGCACCGATACCAGTCTGTGAACGGATGTTCTGGGCCTCGAAGGCTTCACGTTCGTTCTCGCCGTCCGCGCTCTTGTCGGTAATGGAGAAGAACCAGATACCGACGAAGGCGACCGTGACGGAGAAGAGCGCCGGGTACTTGTACGGGAAGACCGCTTCCGCGTTGCCGAGAATCTGAACCCAGACGATGGGGCCCAGGATCACCAGCAGGACCGCCGTAGCGAGTCCCAGCGAACCGCCGATGACGGCGCCGCGCGTCGTCAGTTTCTTCCAGAACATAGAGAGGAAGAGCACCGGGAAGTTCGCGGATGCGGCGATGGCGAAGGCCAGACCGACCATGAACGCGATGTTCTGCTTCTCAAACGCGATCCCCAGCAGGATCGCGACGATCCCCATGACGACGACGGCGATCTTGGAGATGCGCATCTCCTGCATCTCGTCGACCTGCCCGCGGCGGAAGACGTTGGCGTAGAGGTCGTGGCTGATCGCCGAAGCGCCCGCCAGCGTCAGACCGGAGACGACCGCAAGGATCGTCGCGAAGGCGACCGCCGAGATGAAGCCGAGGAAGAAGTTCCCGCCGACCGCGTGGCTGAGGTGGATCGCCGCCATGTTGTTGCCGCCGAGCAGTGCGCCCGCCGCATCAAGGTAGTGCGGGTTGGTCGCCACCATGACAATCGCCCCGAACCCGATGATGAAGGTCAGGATATAGAAATAGCCGATGAAACCGGTCGCATAGAAGACCGATTTGCGTGCCTCTTTGGCGTCGGAGACGGTAAAGAAGCGCATCAGGATATGCGGCAGACCCGCCGTACCGAACATCAGCGCGATACCGAGGCTGATCGCGGAGACCGGGTCGCTGACCAGGCCGCCCGGGCTCATGATGGCATCGTGCGTGCTGTGGACTTCGACCGCTTTTGAGAAGAGCGCTTCAAAACTGAACCCGAAGTGCGCCATGACGGCGATCGCCATAAAGGTCGCACCGGAGAGCAGCAGCCCCGCCTTGATGATCTGGACCCACGTCGTCGCCAGCATCCCGCCGAAGGTGACATAGAGGATCATAAGCACACCGACCAGGATGACCGCGACCTCGTACGGCAGACCGAAGAGAATCTGGATCAGCTTGCCCGAACCGACCATCTGCGCGATCAGGTAGAGCGTCACCGTCGCGATGGAGCCGAAGGCCGCCAGGGTGCGGATCGGTGTCTGTCTCAGACGGAAGGAGGCGACGTCGGCAAAGGTGTACTTACCGAGGTTGCGCAGGCGCTCCGCCACGAGGAAAAGGATCAGCGGCCAGCCGACCAGGAAACCGATGGAGTAGATCAGCCCGTCATACCCTTTGAGGAAGACGAGGCCGGAAATCCCCAGGAACGACGCGGCGGACATGTAGTCGCCCGCAATCGCCATCCCGTTCTGGAAGCCCGTAATGCCGCCGCCGGCGGTATAGAAGTCCTTGGCCGTTTTCGTGCGCTTTGCCGCCCAGTAGGTAATACCCAGCGTCGCACCGACGAAGACGAGGAACATGACAATAGCCGAGACGTTCAGCGGCTGTTTATCCACGGCACCCTCAATGGCACCCGATGCCATCAGCGTGGACGCTGCGGCCGTCAGAAGCAGGAGAAGACGTTTCATTCCGCCCCCTTTGCCATATCGCGCTCGAGTTCGGCACGTACCTCGCGGTTAAGATCGTCGAACTCGCCGTTGGCGCGCTTGACGTAAATTCCCGTCAGAATAAAGGCGATAAAGATAATCGCAACACCGACCGGGATGCCGACCGTCGTAACCCCCGTCTCGCTCAGCGGCGTGCCGAGCAGCGAGGGATCAAAGGCGATGGTGAGGATAAAGGTGAAATAGACCACCAGCATCACGATGGAGAGCTTCCAGGCGAAAGCGCTGCGCGTCTTCACCAGTTCCTGGTACTTCGGGTTGTTCTTAATGTGTTCAACCATTTCCTGTGTCATGACCGTCCTTTAATTAAAAGTTATAGTTTACAATAAACCGATATTCGTTCCAGCCCGTGTCGCTGCCCGCAGTCGCTTCCGCAAACTTTCTCGGAAAGTTCCCGCGCAAACGCAGCTGCAGGTTCTTGACCGCTTCGGGGTAGTACTGGATATCGAACCCTGATTCCGATGCCGTGCGCTCCACGCCGTAGCCGCTTTCGGCATCCATATCGAACGATGCGTAGAACACGGCCGTCGAGAGGTTCGTCCCGAGCGATTTGAAGTTGTAGCTCGCCGCCGCTTTCCACGCTTTCGTCCCGGCAAAGAACTGGTGACGCGTCACCATGCCCTGCGTATAGGCCGGCATGCCGCCGAATTGGGAGATGATGGCATGTTTGTACGCATCGTCGCCGGCATCGTTGGCCGTCGTCTCCGAATAGGCCGCATAGGCCGTCAGACCGGCATAACTGGCACCGACTTTCGCCGCCCAGTAAAAGGAATCGACTTTTCCCTCACCGTAGACCGGCGTACCGTTGATGTCTTTTGCGACGGAAACGTTGCTCAAGTATTCACTTCCGACGCTGTCCTGCTTGATCGCCTGCACCGACACGAAGGGATGCACGTTCGCGTTGAGCAGGCAGTCCCAGGTGGCCCCTGCTTCCGCATAGAGCGTGTTATACAGGTCCCATGCATAATCGTTCGAAAGCTTTGCATTGAAGTTTTTGTTTTTAAAACTCACCATAGCATTGGTGACACCGCTAGTGTTCTTGCCGACGGCGGCCATACCCATGTTGTAGTATTTTCCTGCGACGACATCACCATCCGTCGTGTAACCGGACGTAACAGGTAGCATGCCGCCGGCATACGGATGGTACGCGTTATAGAAAGAGCCATAGGCAACCGCCTGGACCTGCGCGACCTGGAACTCGACGTTTTCAATATCGTTGTTCGTCAGTTTATACGCCTCGAAGGTGGTCGGAAGCATACGCGCGTCGTCGCCGCCCATCATCGGTGTATCGTAGCGCTGATAGCCGAGCCTGGCGACGGTTTTCGTTCCCAGTGCGCTCATGTCGTAATTGATATACGCCTCGCCCACGATGGCATAGTTCTCAAAGCCCGTTCCCAGCAGAGAGGGGTCCATCACTTTCAAGTCGAACGTATGAATCGCGTTCGTCGTATAGAGCGCCGCGGCGGCACTCAGGCCGTTCCAGGCATCCAGCGTGTACTTGAGGTTGCCGCCCAGCGCCAGGGAGTTACGGTGGGTATCCGCACCCGAACCGCCCTGGTACTCTCTGTCGACGTAAAACATCCGGATCTGACCGCTGGCTTTCCCTTCGGAAAACATCGCGCTCAGGTCTTCGGCGCCAAAGAGGTTTGCACTGCCGAGCAGTCCAATCGCCAAGACGCTTGAAGCAATTTTTTTCATTTTCTCTCCCCGTAATGAAGCTTAAGTTGCATCGTAAGAGAGAAAAATAGCACCAACATAGCATTCACGCGAATCGATGAAAAAAAAGGCCCTTCAATTCATAATGTAACCTTTAGTTACATATTTTATCTCCAGCATCGTTATATTGTTACTATTGGTATTGACCTGCGCCTTATTCGGAAGCCGGCGGTTTGATTCTGACGGTACACGTCATACCGGCGGCGACGGTAAACCCCTCCGGGACCGTGTCGATATGGATCCGGACCGGGATACGCTGCGCCAGGCGGACCCAGGTGAAGGTCGGGTTGACGTTTGCCAGCAGCCGTTCGCCCGTGGCGTTGTCCCGGTCGGAAATCCCCCTCGCGATACTCTCGACATGCCCCTTGAGGGTGTATTTGCTTCCCAGCATTTTCATCTCGGCCGGATCACCGACGCGGATAAGGGAGAGTTTATGCTCTTCAAAATAGCCGTAGACCCAGAAGGAGTCCGCTTTGACGAGCGCCATGCGGCTCTCGCCGCGTTCGACATAGTCTCCCGCCCTGAGCAGCAGGTTCGAGACCCAGCCGTCGCACGGCGCGCGGACAGCGGAGCGCTGCAGGTCCAGTGCAGCCGTTTCCGCACGGGCCTGCGCCTCCTCGTAGCGCGCCCTGGCGATGTCGGCTTCGAGCCGCGCATCCTCGCGGCTCTCCTGTGAAACCGTCTCACTGTCAAGGGCCGCCCGTCGTAGGTACTGGCGCTGCTTCATCTCGTACTCCGCCTTGCGGGTCCGGGCCACCGCCTCGGCTTCGTGCAGGGCATGTTCGAAACGGGCCTCGTCCACGCTAAAGAGCAGGTCGCCGCGTTTGACGAACTGGTTGTCGACAACGGCGATATGGCTGACCAGGCCGCTCACGTCGGGCGCGACCATAACGATATCCGCCCGGACACGTCCGTCGCGGGTCCATGAGCTCTCCATATAGTTCTGCCAGAGCAGCAGCGCGAGGAAAACAGCGACGGCCACCACCGTGAAGGTAATGGTATAGCGCACCAGTTTGGAAAGCTTGGTATTGAGAGTCATCCTATCCCTTTCAAGTATAGATCAACAGGCACGGCAGGGTGAAGAGGCAGACGAAAACCGCCGTCCTGAACAGCCCCGGGTGCCAGACATGTTTGTAGACGCCGGCATCGGAGAGGATGCGGTCCACCAAAATCTGTAAAACGGCCGCCGCCGCGAAGATGGGCAGGAGCGTGGGCATCTGGATGCCCAGCAGGGTGATCTCTAGCGGCATGTATCCTCCATCACGACCGGCAGCGACCCTTCACTCAGCATGATCGTACGGATCAATGCCAGTTCCGCCGCCGCTTTCTTTATCCTTTTCAACTCGCTCGCGCCCGCCGACGCCCCCTGCGCATGCAGGACCGCGACCGCCTCCTTGAGCGTCGCGAGGAGCATCCGCCGCATCTGCTCCGAGGGGGTTGCGAAGTAGTTCCGGATCGCGTAGATCGCACCGTCCACGCTGTCGGATGCCGCCGAAAGCGGTAGGCGCTTCCGGCCGCGCCGCACCGCGATGACCGCACGGCCGATCTCGAGCGTCGAGAGCAGCCACGCGTACACCAGACGGCTCGAACGCAAGTTCAGTCGCCCCTGCGTCGAAAACTGCTGCACCATGTCACGCCCCGTGCTCTCAAGCGCGCTGCGCTGCACCGTGATCGTGCCGCTGCACAGCGTCACGATCTGCCGGCGCAGGATCTTCGCGACACGCTGCTGCGTCAGCGAACACGACCAGAAGTTGACCAGCAGGTACGCCAGGCCGGCGAAACCGATCCCGATCAGGTACGCCAGTGTGCTCTCCAGAAAGACCGTCGGATCGACCCGGTAGTAGGGGTCGAGCGAACACTGGTACATGAACAGGAAAATGAAGCCCAGCGCGAAACCGCTCCACCGGGGCTGCGTCGTCCACCACGCCACCACGGCCAGTACGGGGGCAAGCACCAGGGCGAGGGTCAGCATGTCCGAGGTATACTCGGGAATAATGTAAAAATCGTACACCGCCGCCACGGCCACGGCGCTCACCCCGCCTTTGAAAAAGTTCATCACCGCGGCGAGCGGGCTCGGCAGGGTCCCGATGAGCAGCCCCAGCACGACCGCCAGGGTCACGGTCAGCGTCGCGTAGGGCCACCCGGTCACGATCCAGAACAGCATCGTCACCAGCAGCACGCCGCTGCCCCGCAGTGCCGCCAGCGCGACGAGGACGCTGTCGGTATGGGTCGAAAACCGCACGACGCGGCTGAGCTCCCGGGACGCCCTCCCCGAGAGGCGGTGCCGCAGGAAGGCCCGGTAGGTCACGCAGTGGATGTGAAGTTCGCCGAGCAGCCGCACGATGAGTCCGGACGCCGAGCTGAAAGCCTCGTAGGCATCCGCCTCCAGGTACGGTGCCAGGCGGCGCTGCTCCTCCTCCACCAGGGTCTGAAGCATTTGTTTGGCCTCCAGCACACCGGCAATGATGCCGTCGAGCTCTTCGACGGAGACCGGTGTGCGCGGCGACGCATTCACCACCGAAGCGACCGGGGCGTAAAGTCCGGCCAGCGACTCCCGTACCTCAATAGGCATGCGCTCGCCGGCGGCAGCCAGGATGTTTTTGAGCGAATGAAACGTCGTCGAGAGGTGCATATACTCCTGGTTGAGCTGTCCCGAAAGCTGCCGGGCCTTGCGGTCGGTGCCGCTTTCAAAGCTGCTGTTGATCCGCACGGCATGCAGACCGACGACGCCGGAGAAGCCCGCACTCCCAGGTTCCGTTTCCGTGCCGGCTGCGAAGAGCGCGTCGCCCTCGCCGAGGATGGCAAAGAGGTTGGCGAACCGCTCCCGCTCGCTGGCCAGCAGCGAATCGAACAGCTTGCGAGGGAAGACCATGTCACTCACGAGCGTCGCGCTCATGATCCCGATGATGACCTCCGAAAAGCGCGACACGGCGATGCTGAAAATCTCCAGCGGCGTCTCGATCACGGGAAGGGCCACGATGCAGAGCGTGTAGCCCGCCAGGACGAAACCGTAGGACTGGAAATTGCGGAATTTCAGCCCGGCGCCGGTACATAACCCGATCCAGAGCGCGAAAAACGCGATGAACCAGACGGGGTCCTGCGCGAAGAGGCCCATCATCAGCAA is a genomic window of Sulfurimonas sp. HSL1-2 containing:
- a CDS encoding cation acetate symporter; this encodes MKRLLLLLTAAASTLMASGAIEGAVDKQPLNVSAIVMFLVFVGATLGITYWAAKRTKTAKDFYTAGGGITGFQNGMAIAGDYMSAASFLGISGLVFLKGYDGLIYSIGFLVGWPLILFLVAERLRNLGKYTFADVASFRLRQTPIRTLAAFGSIATVTLYLIAQMVGSGKLIQILFGLPYEVAVILVGVLMILYVTFGGMLATTWVQIIKAGLLLSGATFMAIAVMAHFGFSFEALFSKAVEVHSTHDAIMSPGGLVSDPVSAISLGIALMFGTAGLPHILMRFFTVSDAKEARKSVFYATGFIGYFYILTFIIGFGAIVMVATNPHYLDAAGALLGGNNMAAIHLSHAVGGNFFLGFISAVAFATILAVVSGLTLAGASAISHDLYANVFRRGQVDEMQEMRISKIAVVVMGIVAILLGIAFEKQNIAFMVGLAFAIAASANFPVLFLSMFWKKLTTRGAVIGGSLGLATAVLLVILGPIVWVQILGNAEAVFPYKYPALFSVTVAFVGIWFFSITDKSADGENEREAFEAQNIRSQTGIGAEGAVSH
- a CDS encoding DUF485 domain-containing protein, producing MTQEMVEHIKNNPKYQELVKTRSAFAWKLSIVMLVVYFTFILTIAFDPSLLGTPLSETGVTTVGIPVGVAIIFIAFILTGIYVKRANGEFDDLNREVRAELERDMAKGAE
- a CDS encoding OprD family outer membrane porin; protein product: MKKIASSVLAIGLLGSANLFGAEDLSAMFSEGKASGQIRMFYVDREYQGGSGADTHRNSLALGGNLKYTLDAWNGLSAAAALYTTNAIHTFDLKVMDPSLLGTGFENYAIVGEAYINYDMSALGTKTVARLGYQRYDTPMMGGDDARMLPTTFEAYKLTNNDIENVEFQVAQVQAVAYGSFYNAYHPYAGGMLPVTSGYTTDGDVVAGKYYNMGMAAVGKNTSGVTNAMVSFKNKNFNAKLSNDYAWDLYNTLYAEAGATWDCLLNANVHPFVSVQAIKQDSVGSEYLSNVSVAKDINGTPVYGEGKVDSFYWAAKVGASYAGLTAYAAYSETTANDAGDDAYKHAIISQFGGMPAYTQGMVTRHQFFAGTKAWKAAASYNFKSLGTNLSTAVFYASFDMDAESGYGVERTASESGFDIQYYPEAVKNLQLRLRGNFPRKFAEATAGSDTGWNEYRFIVNYNF
- a CDS encoding efflux RND transporter periplasmic adaptor subunit, coding for MTLNTKLSKLVRYTITFTVVAVAVFLALLLWQNYMESSWTRDGRVRADIVMVAPDVSGLVSHIAVVDNQFVKRGDLLFSVDEARFEHALHEAEAVARTRKAEYEMKQRQYLRRAALDSETVSQESREDARLEADIARARYEEAQARAETAALDLQRSAVRAPCDGWVSNLLLRAGDYVERGESRMALVKADSFWVYGYFEEHKLSLIRVGDPAEMKMLGSKYTLKGHVESIARGISDRDNATGERLLANVNPTFTWVRLAQRIPVRIHIDTVPEGFTVAAGMTCTVRIKPPASE
- a CDS encoding DUF1656 domain-containing protein; amino-acid sequence: MPLEITLLGIQMPTLLPIFAAAAVLQILVDRILSDAGVYKHVWHPGLFRTAVFVCLFTLPCLLIYT
- a CDS encoding FUSC family protein, with product MTNTMAQPFSWKRTALEWLATDAPVLTYMAKATFAGLLALVISMTLNLPDPRTAIFTTFLVMQPQSGLVFSKSYYRVLGTIAGVGVSLLMMGLFAQDPVWFIAFFALWIGLCTGAGLKFRNFQSYGFVLAGYTLCIVALPVIETPLEIFSIAVSRFSEVIIGIMSATLVSDMVFPRKLFDSLLASERERFANLFAILGEGDALFAAGTETEPGSAGFSGVVGLHAVRINSSFESGTDRKARQLSGQLNQEYMHLSTTFHSLKNILAAAGERMPIEVRESLAGLYAPVASVVNASPRTPVSVEELDGIIAGVLEAKQMLQTLVEEEQRRLAPYLEADAYEAFSSASGLIVRLLGELHIHCVTYRAFLRHRLSGRASRELSRVVRFSTHTDSVLVALAALRGSGVLLVTMLFWIVTGWPYATLTVTLAVVLGLLIGTLPSPLAAVMNFFKGGVSAVAVAAVYDFYIIPEYTSDMLTLALVLAPVLAVVAWWTTQPRWSGFALGFIFLFMYQCSLDPYYRVDPTVFLESTLAYLIGIGFAGLAYLLVNFWSCSLTQQRVAKILRRQIVTLCSGTITVQRSALESTGRDMVQQFSTQGRLNLRSSRLVYAWLLSTLEIGRAVIAVRRGRKRLPLSAASDSVDGAIYAIRNYFATPSEQMRRMLLATLKEAVAVLHAQGASAGASELKRIKKAAAELALIRTIMLSEGSLPVVMEDTCR